In Cryptomeria japonica chromosome 10, Sugi_1.0, whole genome shotgun sequence, a genomic segment contains:
- the LOC131859188 gene encoding uncharacterized protein LOC131859188 encodes MFEQHEQQEEQIKKKTGEKSFDEPPGNAQPTDSQTPSVSVNINIDDSQKENIDENKVEEAPVNEKNVETQPSLVKDTTKQDKTEKNKSEKEKTEKKETEEKKIIDDDDDDSISIKAPIDMDNPSSSQLMEIATIIQSRDQKKRMEEKQREVETIRAAVDILSSLLPETDTKSFVTPIDKLGQLVTDVRDQLKTFEDATYIDQLKRTTRIK; translated from the coding sequence ATGTTTGAACAACATGAACAACaagaggaacaaataaagaaaaaaactgGAGAAAAGAGCTTTGATGAGCCACCGGGGAATGCACAACCTACTGATAGTCAAACTCCATCGGTAAGTGTAAATATAAATATTGATGATAGTCAAAAGGAAAATATTGATGAAAATAAGGTTGAGGAAGCACCGGTGAATGAAAAAAATGTGGAAACTCAACCATCACTGGTCAAGGACACCACTAAACAAGATAAGACAGAGAAGAATAAATCAGAGAAAGAAAAGACAGAGAAAAAGGAGACAgaggagaagaaaataattgatgacgatgatgatgactcGATTAGCATTAAAGCACCTATTGATATGGACAATCCAAGTTCCtctcaattgatggagattgcaacaatAATCCAATCCAGAGATCAAAAGAAGAGAATGGAGGAAAAACAAAGAGAGGTAGAAACAATAAGGGCAGcagttgatattttgtctagtctcctaccagagactgatactAAAAGTTTTGTTACTCCCATTGACAAACTTGGGCAGTTGGTTACCGATGTCAGAGATCAACTCAAGAcatttgaagatgcaacatacaTAGATCAATTGAAAAGGACTACAAGAATAAAATGA